One Bos taurus isolate L1 Dominette 01449 registration number 42190680 breed Hereford chromosome 3, ARS-UCD2.0, whole genome shotgun sequence DNA window includes the following coding sequences:
- the LOC112445860 gene encoding protein S100-A7-like has translation MSGFHLEQAITDLINLFHKYSGSDDTIEKEDLLRLMKENFPNFLSACEKRGRQYLSDIFEKKDKNKDKKIDFSEFLSLLADIATDYHNHSHGAQLCSGGNQ, from the exons ATGAGCGGCTTTCACCTTGAGCAGGCCATTACAGACTTGATCAACCTGTTTCACAAATACTCGGGGTCCGATGACACCATCGAGAAGGAGGACCTGCTGCGGCTGATGAAGGAGAACTTCCCCAACTTCCTCAGTGCCTGT GAGAAAAGGGGCAGACAATACTTGTCCGATATCTTTGAGAAAAAGGACAAGAATAAGGACAAGAAGATTGACTTTTCTGAGTTCCTGTCCTTGCTGGCGGACATAGCCACAGATTACCACAACCACAGCCACGGAGCACAGCTCTGTTCTGGGGGAaatcagtga